GATCAACAGCCGCACCCACAAGACATCTATGGCCTCAAAATAGGAATTCCGCTCTTGCACTCGAACGTTACGAAAGTCCTGCAATAACAGCTCGAGGCCGTAACGAGTGAACCTGAAGTAGTCGTTGGGTCGATCGTGCAATGGCAATATAAAAGGCGTTGAAAGTACCAGTTTACCATCGTCTTTGAGTATGCCGTGTATTGTCTTCAATCCAAGCGACGGTTCCGTCAAGTGCTCAAGAACCTCACTGATCACGACAACATCGAACTGTCTTCCCCCGAAATCATAGCTACAAATATCACCCACGATATCTGGTCCTCGAGCGACATCGATATCAAATGTTGTAACCTTAAACCCGTTCCTTTTCGCGACGTTCAGCAGTAAGTCATTGACCTCTCCACCAGCGCCGATGCTCAACACGTCGGCTTGACGCGGAATCGCAGAATATTCTCGCTCCAGGAACTCATAGAGGCCTTGGCGTGATCGACGTTTTGACTGCCGAAGAAGCCAGGGATCT
Above is a window of Thermodesulfobacteriota bacterium DNA encoding:
- a CDS encoding class I SAM-dependent methyltransferase codes for the protein MRMRRWLDPWLLRQSKRRSRQGLYEFLEREYSAIPRQADVLSIGAGGEVNDLLLNVAKRNGFKVTTFDIDVARGPDIVGDICSYDFGGRQFDVVVISEVLEHLTEPSLGLKTIHGILKDDGKLVLSTPFILPLHDRPNDYFRFTRYGLELLLQDFRNVRVQERNSYFEAIDVLWVRLLIENGSSAKLASYFIIPFIFYIKRPLTVLLSKLVQTDAMTTGYVVTAVK